In Helicoverpa zea isolate HzStark_Cry1AcR chromosome 3, ilHelZeax1.1, whole genome shotgun sequence, the following proteins share a genomic window:
- the LOC124645735 gene encoding tetratricopeptide repeat protein 14 homolog isoform X4 — MDPSLDASLVTQSINYHGQQLQKTWEAERGEDDLTKIGVGALDFAVYQSRHKHLTFQDRGKRLKLHQFIAKEANALFDTSIMEETPSSSSLGADAPTPEDNLYALMPPFETFLNVDKSARLRHFFDNVKTGELIIGAVINRTASGMMLKVLCTAGPTSRYVADINVKAFLPVTNIIPAVDKKNVSRNYLMNDTVCCEVIEVIPDTDKMVCGMKGITRGPDDAPPKPPLGLLSTDDFPLVYKKTVDMKGESYEAILEKSPGFNNPNCVQYLSELLGISNMHCTNFSSLRGGFTPAEYADELRQAQASKWAFRSVAEGIEHFKAGRHSEAFQCLNKALSIDPRNVEGLVARGALYANSGTFKKAIEDFETSLKLNPNHANARKYLGETLVALGRSYEDENKITEAQKAYEDCLAIIPFHEEAQNSLDFLKSKTSATKPLIEPAELLLPGLTGAKSYEMKETLKQLLNLTEKKDKKKKKKRGKGKKKRSSSSSSSSSDSSSSSSSSESSSSSSDSSDSEGPNRKKKRRSQPNNKRQRSLSPLSKRMEMLGAPEAGSRTHNSQFNHPYGYQPPPPPVEEVNPEPQRSQADIDYELKVRKFLEMTKEDSDYEDKVRNFLEETAQYKRNRKMQELGQQPQPGADRDKKKKKKKDKKKKKESKRKRKEQEREEKRKAKIARAAANNDYSLRDLENIGDKKLRDAIRKELKGKKRDLSSDGEYDRKHDKRMLDDMHGLEELESKLSAYHVMVEKEVLHKRDGRSSLSPDQAPPPPLEKPKWKMSMSAVKDTVKKKETPVPKGYKEHYAFEDSSDDSQENPKPSPSSGDKNVSVRRAMAMKEPPPLPSAPPPNKREPDPPGTEPSHPVRKGNIVLDKFGSFRLAQEGETPVSVGDGRPEQFVTRIKPPSPSGRRPRSPPSPRRHSSNSSDDERRSKRSRSRSRPRKYRSRSRSRSRSASSASGSGASRRRRSASPRSRSRSDASRSYYSRSRSRSRSGSRFRRFVRRGNWRGRGGFERGTYYRPRFHTYNGGGGRGRGRGGGDFRRDDGRRFQQEWRDNRSRGGRPFRPRRGGGGRGRPFRGGFRDFRDRRGGRYSRSRSPERTRRSRSYSPERRDKDRDSYSRYSERDSHRSEGEYEEERYVDRKEYDGKWADGNEPERNSHPEEKQPAEQAPKE, encoded by the exons ATGGACCCTTCTTTGGATGCGTCCTTAGTGACGCAATCCATTAACTACCATGGTCAGCAACTTCAAAAAACGTGGGAAGCAGAGAGAGGGGAAGACGATTTGACAAAAATTGGCGTGGGTGCATTGGATTTCGCTGTATACCAGTCGAGGCACAAGCACCTGACGTTTCAAGATCGTGGCAAGCGGCTGAAGCTTCACCAGTTCATTGCTAAGGAGGCAAATGCGTTGTTCGACACTTCAATTATGGAGGAAACACCATCGTCGTCTAGCCTTGGAGCAGACGCGCCTACACCGGAAGACA ATCTGTATGCTTTAATGCCACCTTTCGAAACATTCTTGAATGTTGACAAATCTGCGAGATTAAGGCATTTCTTTGAT AATGTGAAGACCGGAGAACTAATAATAGGAGCGGTCATCAACAGGACGGCTTCCGGCATGATGCTAAAGGTGCTTTGCACTGCCGGCCCGACCTCCAGATATGTAGCTGACATCAATGTGAAG GCATTTTTACCAGTTACAAATATCATACCAGCTGTGGACAAGAAAAACGTGTCAAGAAACTACCTGATGAATGACACGGTATGCTGTGAAGTGATAGAAGTTATCCCTGACACTGACAAAATGGTGTGCGGCATGAAAGGAATCACCCGCGGGCCCGATGACGCTCCGCCTAAGCCGCCGCTAGGCCTTCTCAGCACCGACGACTTCCCTCTCGTCTACAA GAAAACTGTGGATATGAAGGGTGAGAGCTATGAGGCCATACTGGAGAAGAGTCCAGGCTTCAATAACCCCAACTGCGTCCAATATCTTTCTGAACTCCTCGGAATCTCCAACATGCACTGCACCAACTTTTCGTCATTGAG gGGAGGATTTACTCCAGCGGAATATGCAGATGAACTTCGTCAAGCACAAGCAAGCAAGTGGGCGTTCCGTTCGGTCGCTGAAGGAATTGAACATTTCAAAGCCGGCCGACACTCGGAGGCATTCCAATGCCTCAATAAGGCGTTAAGTATCGACCCCAGGAACGTCGAAGGATTAGTTGCAAGAGGAGCCCTATACGCCAATAGCGGAACTTTCAAAAAAGCGATAGAAGACTTTGAAACATCTTTAAAATTGAATCCAAATCATGCCAACGCAAGGAAGTATTTAGGAGAGACATTAGTAGCACTGGGTCGAAGTTACGAGGACGAAAATAAGATCACTGAAGCACAGAAAGCGTATGAAGACTGTTTGGCGATCATTCCTTTCCATGAAGAGGCTCAGAATTCCCTGGACTTCTTGAAGAGTAAAACGTCAGCTACGAAGCCATTGATTGAACCAGCTGAGTTGCTTCTGCCTGGTTTGACGGGAGCCAAGTCTTATGAGATGAAGGAGACGTTGAAGCAATTGTTGAATTTGACAGAGAAGAAGgataaaaagaagaagaagaagcgcgGCAAGGGTAAGAAGAAGCGATCGAGCAGCTCGTCGTCATCGTCAAGTGATTCGTCCAGCTCCAGTTCATCATCAGAGTCTTCGTCGTCATCGTCCGATAGCAGTG ATTCCGAAGGTCCCAACCGTAAGAAGAAGCGTCGTTCTCAACCCAACAACAAGAGGCAACGCTCCCTGTCGCCTCTCAGCAAACGTATGGAGATGCTCGGAGCTCCCGAAGCCGGGTCACGTACGCACAACTCGCAGTTTAACCATCCGTATGGGTACCAGCCGCCGCCACCGCCTGTTGAAGAAGTCAACCCTGAACCGCAGAGGTCGCAGGCTGATATTGATTATGAATTGAAG GTACGCAAGTTCCTCGAGATGACCAAAGAGGATTCGGACTACGAAGATAAAGTGCGGAACTTCTTGGAAGAAACTGCTCAATACAAGCGCAACCGCAAGATGCAGGAGTTAGGCCAGCAGCCGCAGCCCGGCGCCGATAgagacaagaagaaaaagaagaagaaagataa gaaaaagaagaaagaaTCTAAAAGGAAGCGCAAGGAGCAAGAACGCGAGGAGAAGCGAAAGGCTAAGATAGCCCGCGCTGCCGCCAACAACGATTACAGTTTACGTGACCTGGAGAACATTGGGGACAAGAAACTTAGAGATGCCATCAG AAAAGAGTTGAAAGGCAAGAAGCGCGATCTCAGCTCAGACGGCGAATATGACAGGAAACATGACAAGAG GATGCTAGACGATATGCACGGTCTCGAGGAGCTGGAGTCGAAGCTGAGCGCGTACCACGTAATGGTGGAGAAGGAAGTGCTGCACAAGCGCGACGGCCGCTCCTCGCTCAGCCCCGAccaggcgccgccgccgccgctcgaGAAACCCAAGTGGAAGATGTCCATGAGCGCGGTCAAAGACAC GGTCAAGAAGAAGGAAACTCCTGTGCCCAAAGGTTACAAAGAACATTATGCATTTGAAGACAGCTCAGATGATTCACAAGAGAATCCTAAG CCATCACCATCAAGCGGCGATAAGAACGTGTCGGTGCGTCGCGCAATGGCCATGAAGgagccgccgccgctgccgtcAGCGCCGCCGCCGAACAAACGGGAGCCTGACCCGCCGGGGACCGAACCTTCGCATCCT GTTCGTAAAGGCAACATAGTCCTAGACAAATTCGGTTCATTCCGGCTGGCTCAAGAGGGAGAGACTCCGGTGTCGGTCGGCGACGGCCGGCCCGAGCAGTTCGTGACGCGCATCAAGCCGCCCTCGCCGTCCGGCCGCCGCCCGCGCTCGCCTCCATCACCCAGGCGACACTCTTCCAACTCCTCAGATGATGAGAGGAGATCTAAGCGCTCGAGGAGCAG GTCACGGCCCCGCAAGTACCGCTCGCGCTCCCGCTCCCGCTCCCGCTCGGCGTCGAGCGCGAGCGGCTCGGGGGcgtcgcgccgccgccgctccgCCTCGCCGCGCTCCCGCTCGCGCTCCGACGCCAGCCGCTCCTACTACTCACGCAGCAGATCACGATCACGGTCGGGCTCAAG GTTCCGTCGTTTCGTTCGTCGTGGCAACTGGCGGGGTCGTGGCGGTTTCGAGCGCGGCACGTACTACCGACCTCGCTTCCACACGTACAACGGGGGCGGAGGCCGAGGCCGCGGCCGCGGGGGCGGAGACTTCCGCAGAGACGACGGACGACGCTTCCAGCAGGAGTGGCGCGATAACCGCTCGAGAGGAGGCAGGCCCTTCAGACCCAGGCGTGGTGGTGGCGGACGGGGTAGACCGTTCAG AGGTGGTTTCCGAGACTTCAGAGATCGTAGAGGCGGCCGCTACTCAAGATCGCGAAGCCCTGAAAGAACGCGCAGATCTAGATCGTACAGCCCTGAAAGACGCGACAAGGACAGAGACAG TTACTCCCGCTACTCTGAGCGTGATAGCCACCGTAGCGAGGGTGAATATGAAGAAGAAAGATACGTGGACAGAAAGGAATACGACGGCAAGTGGGCTGATGGCAACGAACCCGAGAGGAACTCCCATCCCGAGGAGAAACAGCCCGCCGAACAAGCCCCCAAAGAATAA
- the LOC124645735 gene encoding tetratricopeptide repeat protein 14 homolog isoform X6 produces MDPSLDASLVTQSINYHGQQLQKTWEAERGEDDLTKIGVGALDFAVYQSRHKHLTFQDRGKRLKLHQFIAKEANALFDTSIMEETPSSSSLGADAPTPEDNLYALMPPFETFLNVDKSARLRHFFDNVKTGELIIGAVINRTASGMMLKVLCTAGPTSRYVADINVKAFLPVTNIIPAVDKKNVSRNYLMNDTVCCEVIEVIPDTDKMVCGMKGITRGPDDAPPKPPLGLLSTDDFPLVYKKTVDMKGESYEAILEKSPGFNNPNCVQYLSELLGISNMHCTNFSSLRGGFTPAEYADELRQAQASKWAFRSVAEGIEHFKAGRHSEAFQCLNKALSIDPRNVEGLVARGALYANSGTFKKAIEDFETSLKLNPNHANARKYLGETLVALGRSYEDENKITEAQKAYEDCLAIIPFHEEAQNSLDFLKSKTSATKPLIEPAELLLPGLTGAKSYEMKETLKQLLNLTEKKDKKKKKKRGKGKKKRSSSSSSSSSDSSSSSSSSESSSSSSDSSDSEGPNRKKKRRSQPNNKRQRSLSPLSKRMEMLGAPEAGSRTHNSQFNHPYGYQPPPPPVEEVNPEPQRSQADIDYELKVRKFLEMTKEDSDYEDKVRNFLEETAQYKRNRKMQELGQQPQPGADRDKKKKKKKDKKKKKESKRKRKEQEREEKRKAKIARAAANNDYSLRDLENIGDKKLRDAIRKELKGKKRDLSSDGEYDRKHDKRVKKKETPVPKGYKEHYAFEDSSDDSQENPKPSPSSGDKNVSVRRAMAMKEPPPLPSAPPPNKREPDPPGTEPSHPVRKGNIVLDKFGSFRLAQEGETPVSVGDGRPEQFVTRIKPPSPSGRRPRSPPSPRRHSSNSSDDERRSKRSRSRSRPRKYRSRSRSRSRSASSASGSGASRRRRSASPRSRSRSDASRSYYSRSRSRSRSGSRFRRFVRRGNWRGRGGFERGTYYRPRFHTYNGGGGRGRGRGGGDFRRDDGRRFQQEWRDNRSRGGRPFRPRRGGGGRGRPFRGGFRDFRDRRGGRYSRSRSPERTRRSRSYSPERRDKDRDSYSRYSERDSHRSEGEYEEERYVDRKEYDGKWADGNEPERNSHPEEKQPAEQAPKE; encoded by the exons ATGGACCCTTCTTTGGATGCGTCCTTAGTGACGCAATCCATTAACTACCATGGTCAGCAACTTCAAAAAACGTGGGAAGCAGAGAGAGGGGAAGACGATTTGACAAAAATTGGCGTGGGTGCATTGGATTTCGCTGTATACCAGTCGAGGCACAAGCACCTGACGTTTCAAGATCGTGGCAAGCGGCTGAAGCTTCACCAGTTCATTGCTAAGGAGGCAAATGCGTTGTTCGACACTTCAATTATGGAGGAAACACCATCGTCGTCTAGCCTTGGAGCAGACGCGCCTACACCGGAAGACA ATCTGTATGCTTTAATGCCACCTTTCGAAACATTCTTGAATGTTGACAAATCTGCGAGATTAAGGCATTTCTTTGAT AATGTGAAGACCGGAGAACTAATAATAGGAGCGGTCATCAACAGGACGGCTTCCGGCATGATGCTAAAGGTGCTTTGCACTGCCGGCCCGACCTCCAGATATGTAGCTGACATCAATGTGAAG GCATTTTTACCAGTTACAAATATCATACCAGCTGTGGACAAGAAAAACGTGTCAAGAAACTACCTGATGAATGACACGGTATGCTGTGAAGTGATAGAAGTTATCCCTGACACTGACAAAATGGTGTGCGGCATGAAAGGAATCACCCGCGGGCCCGATGACGCTCCGCCTAAGCCGCCGCTAGGCCTTCTCAGCACCGACGACTTCCCTCTCGTCTACAA GAAAACTGTGGATATGAAGGGTGAGAGCTATGAGGCCATACTGGAGAAGAGTCCAGGCTTCAATAACCCCAACTGCGTCCAATATCTTTCTGAACTCCTCGGAATCTCCAACATGCACTGCACCAACTTTTCGTCATTGAG gGGAGGATTTACTCCAGCGGAATATGCAGATGAACTTCGTCAAGCACAAGCAAGCAAGTGGGCGTTCCGTTCGGTCGCTGAAGGAATTGAACATTTCAAAGCCGGCCGACACTCGGAGGCATTCCAATGCCTCAATAAGGCGTTAAGTATCGACCCCAGGAACGTCGAAGGATTAGTTGCAAGAGGAGCCCTATACGCCAATAGCGGAACTTTCAAAAAAGCGATAGAAGACTTTGAAACATCTTTAAAATTGAATCCAAATCATGCCAACGCAAGGAAGTATTTAGGAGAGACATTAGTAGCACTGGGTCGAAGTTACGAGGACGAAAATAAGATCACTGAAGCACAGAAAGCGTATGAAGACTGTTTGGCGATCATTCCTTTCCATGAAGAGGCTCAGAATTCCCTGGACTTCTTGAAGAGTAAAACGTCAGCTACGAAGCCATTGATTGAACCAGCTGAGTTGCTTCTGCCTGGTTTGACGGGAGCCAAGTCTTATGAGATGAAGGAGACGTTGAAGCAATTGTTGAATTTGACAGAGAAGAAGgataaaaagaagaagaagaagcgcgGCAAGGGTAAGAAGAAGCGATCGAGCAGCTCGTCGTCATCGTCAAGTGATTCGTCCAGCTCCAGTTCATCATCAGAGTCTTCGTCGTCATCGTCCGATAGCAGTG ATTCCGAAGGTCCCAACCGTAAGAAGAAGCGTCGTTCTCAACCCAACAACAAGAGGCAACGCTCCCTGTCGCCTCTCAGCAAACGTATGGAGATGCTCGGAGCTCCCGAAGCCGGGTCACGTACGCACAACTCGCAGTTTAACCATCCGTATGGGTACCAGCCGCCGCCACCGCCTGTTGAAGAAGTCAACCCTGAACCGCAGAGGTCGCAGGCTGATATTGATTATGAATTGAAG GTACGCAAGTTCCTCGAGATGACCAAAGAGGATTCGGACTACGAAGATAAAGTGCGGAACTTCTTGGAAGAAACTGCTCAATACAAGCGCAACCGCAAGATGCAGGAGTTAGGCCAGCAGCCGCAGCCCGGCGCCGATAgagacaagaagaaaaagaagaagaaagataa gaaaaagaagaaagaaTCTAAAAGGAAGCGCAAGGAGCAAGAACGCGAGGAGAAGCGAAAGGCTAAGATAGCCCGCGCTGCCGCCAACAACGATTACAGTTTACGTGACCTGGAGAACATTGGGGACAAGAAACTTAGAGATGCCATCAG AAAAGAGTTGAAAGGCAAGAAGCGCGATCTCAGCTCAGACGGCGAATATGACAGGAAACATGACAAGAG GGTCAAGAAGAAGGAAACTCCTGTGCCCAAAGGTTACAAAGAACATTATGCATTTGAAGACAGCTCAGATGATTCACAAGAGAATCCTAAG CCATCACCATCAAGCGGCGATAAGAACGTGTCGGTGCGTCGCGCAATGGCCATGAAGgagccgccgccgctgccgtcAGCGCCGCCGCCGAACAAACGGGAGCCTGACCCGCCGGGGACCGAACCTTCGCATCCT GTTCGTAAAGGCAACATAGTCCTAGACAAATTCGGTTCATTCCGGCTGGCTCAAGAGGGAGAGACTCCGGTGTCGGTCGGCGACGGCCGGCCCGAGCAGTTCGTGACGCGCATCAAGCCGCCCTCGCCGTCCGGCCGCCGCCCGCGCTCGCCTCCATCACCCAGGCGACACTCTTCCAACTCCTCAGATGATGAGAGGAGATCTAAGCGCTCGAGGAGCAG GTCACGGCCCCGCAAGTACCGCTCGCGCTCCCGCTCCCGCTCCCGCTCGGCGTCGAGCGCGAGCGGCTCGGGGGcgtcgcgccgccgccgctccgCCTCGCCGCGCTCCCGCTCGCGCTCCGACGCCAGCCGCTCCTACTACTCACGCAGCAGATCACGATCACGGTCGGGCTCAAG GTTCCGTCGTTTCGTTCGTCGTGGCAACTGGCGGGGTCGTGGCGGTTTCGAGCGCGGCACGTACTACCGACCTCGCTTCCACACGTACAACGGGGGCGGAGGCCGAGGCCGCGGCCGCGGGGGCGGAGACTTCCGCAGAGACGACGGACGACGCTTCCAGCAGGAGTGGCGCGATAACCGCTCGAGAGGAGGCAGGCCCTTCAGACCCAGGCGTGGTGGTGGCGGACGGGGTAGACCGTTCAG AGGTGGTTTCCGAGACTTCAGAGATCGTAGAGGCGGCCGCTACTCAAGATCGCGAAGCCCTGAAAGAACGCGCAGATCTAGATCGTACAGCCCTGAAAGACGCGACAAGGACAGAGACAG TTACTCCCGCTACTCTGAGCGTGATAGCCACCGTAGCGAGGGTGAATATGAAGAAGAAAGATACGTGGACAGAAAGGAATACGACGGCAAGTGGGCTGATGGCAACGAACCCGAGAGGAACTCCCATCCCGAGGAGAAACAGCCCGCCGAACAAGCCCCCAAAGAATAA
- the LOC124645735 gene encoding tetratricopeptide repeat protein 14 homolog isoform X5: protein MDPSLDASLVTQSINYHGQQLQKTWEAERGEDDLTKIGVGALDFAVYQSRHKHLTFQDRGKRLKLHQFIAKEANALFDTSIMEETPSSSSLGADAPTPEDNLYALMPPFETFLNVDKSARLRHFFDNVKTGELIIGAVINRTASGMMLKVLCTAGPTSRYVADINVKAFLPVTNIIPAVDKKNVSRNYLMNDTVCCEVIEVIPDTDKMVCGMKGITRGPDDAPPKPPLGLLSTDDFPLVYKKTVDMKGESYEAILEKSPGFNNPNCVQYLSELLGISNMHCTNFSSLRGGFTPAEYADELRQAQASKWAFRSVAEGIEHFKAGRHSEAFQCLNKALSIDPRNVEGLVARGALYANSGTFKKAIEDFETSLKLNPNHANARKYLGETLVALGRSYEDENKITEAQKAYEDCLAIIPFHEEAQNSLDFLKSKTSATKPLIEPAELLLPGLTGAKSYEMKETLKQLLNLTEKKDKKKKKKRGKGKKKRSSSSSSSSSDSSSSSSSSESSSSSSDSSDSEGPNRKKKRRSQPNNKRQRSLSPLSKRMEMLGAPEAGSRTHNSQFNHPYGYQPPPPPVEEVNPEPQRSQADIDYELKVRKFLEMTKEDSDYEDKVRNFLEETAQYKRNRKMQELGQQPQPGADRDKKKKKKKDKSVPFTELFDLTGKKKKESKRKRKEQEREEKRKAKIARAAANNDYSLRDLENIGDKKLRDAIRKELKGKKRDLSSDGEYDRKHDKRVKKKETPVPKGYKEHYAFEDSSDDSQENPKPSPSSGDKNVSVRRAMAMKEPPPLPSAPPPNKREPDPPGTEPSHPVRKGNIVLDKFGSFRLAQEGETPVSVGDGRPEQFVTRIKPPSPSGRRPRSPPSPRRHSSNSSDDERRSKRSRSRSRPRKYRSRSRSRSRSASSASGSGASRRRRSASPRSRSRSDASRSYYSRSRSRSRSGSRFRRFVRRGNWRGRGGFERGTYYRPRFHTYNGGGGRGRGRGGGDFRRDDGRRFQQEWRDNRSRGGRPFRPRRGGGGRGRPFRGGFRDFRDRRGGRYSRSRSPERTRRSRSYSPERRDKDRDSYSRYSERDSHRSEGEYEEERYVDRKEYDGKWADGNEPERNSHPEEKQPAEQAPKE from the exons ATGGACCCTTCTTTGGATGCGTCCTTAGTGACGCAATCCATTAACTACCATGGTCAGCAACTTCAAAAAACGTGGGAAGCAGAGAGAGGGGAAGACGATTTGACAAAAATTGGCGTGGGTGCATTGGATTTCGCTGTATACCAGTCGAGGCACAAGCACCTGACGTTTCAAGATCGTGGCAAGCGGCTGAAGCTTCACCAGTTCATTGCTAAGGAGGCAAATGCGTTGTTCGACACTTCAATTATGGAGGAAACACCATCGTCGTCTAGCCTTGGAGCAGACGCGCCTACACCGGAAGACA ATCTGTATGCTTTAATGCCACCTTTCGAAACATTCTTGAATGTTGACAAATCTGCGAGATTAAGGCATTTCTTTGAT AATGTGAAGACCGGAGAACTAATAATAGGAGCGGTCATCAACAGGACGGCTTCCGGCATGATGCTAAAGGTGCTTTGCACTGCCGGCCCGACCTCCAGATATGTAGCTGACATCAATGTGAAG GCATTTTTACCAGTTACAAATATCATACCAGCTGTGGACAAGAAAAACGTGTCAAGAAACTACCTGATGAATGACACGGTATGCTGTGAAGTGATAGAAGTTATCCCTGACACTGACAAAATGGTGTGCGGCATGAAAGGAATCACCCGCGGGCCCGATGACGCTCCGCCTAAGCCGCCGCTAGGCCTTCTCAGCACCGACGACTTCCCTCTCGTCTACAA GAAAACTGTGGATATGAAGGGTGAGAGCTATGAGGCCATACTGGAGAAGAGTCCAGGCTTCAATAACCCCAACTGCGTCCAATATCTTTCTGAACTCCTCGGAATCTCCAACATGCACTGCACCAACTTTTCGTCATTGAG gGGAGGATTTACTCCAGCGGAATATGCAGATGAACTTCGTCAAGCACAAGCAAGCAAGTGGGCGTTCCGTTCGGTCGCTGAAGGAATTGAACATTTCAAAGCCGGCCGACACTCGGAGGCATTCCAATGCCTCAATAAGGCGTTAAGTATCGACCCCAGGAACGTCGAAGGATTAGTTGCAAGAGGAGCCCTATACGCCAATAGCGGAACTTTCAAAAAAGCGATAGAAGACTTTGAAACATCTTTAAAATTGAATCCAAATCATGCCAACGCAAGGAAGTATTTAGGAGAGACATTAGTAGCACTGGGTCGAAGTTACGAGGACGAAAATAAGATCACTGAAGCACAGAAAGCGTATGAAGACTGTTTGGCGATCATTCCTTTCCATGAAGAGGCTCAGAATTCCCTGGACTTCTTGAAGAGTAAAACGTCAGCTACGAAGCCATTGATTGAACCAGCTGAGTTGCTTCTGCCTGGTTTGACGGGAGCCAAGTCTTATGAGATGAAGGAGACGTTGAAGCAATTGTTGAATTTGACAGAGAAGAAGgataaaaagaagaagaagaagcgcgGCAAGGGTAAGAAGAAGCGATCGAGCAGCTCGTCGTCATCGTCAAGTGATTCGTCCAGCTCCAGTTCATCATCAGAGTCTTCGTCGTCATCGTCCGATAGCAGTG ATTCCGAAGGTCCCAACCGTAAGAAGAAGCGTCGTTCTCAACCCAACAACAAGAGGCAACGCTCCCTGTCGCCTCTCAGCAAACGTATGGAGATGCTCGGAGCTCCCGAAGCCGGGTCACGTACGCACAACTCGCAGTTTAACCATCCGTATGGGTACCAGCCGCCGCCACCGCCTGTTGAAGAAGTCAACCCTGAACCGCAGAGGTCGCAGGCTGATATTGATTATGAATTGAAG GTACGCAAGTTCCTCGAGATGACCAAAGAGGATTCGGACTACGAAGATAAAGTGCGGAACTTCTTGGAAGAAACTGCTCAATACAAGCGCAACCGCAAGATGCAGGAGTTAGGCCAGCAGCCGCAGCCCGGCGCCGATAgagacaagaagaaaaagaagaagaaagataaGTCAGTACCTTTCACTGAACTTTTCGATTTGACTGG gaaaaagaagaaagaaTCTAAAAGGAAGCGCAAGGAGCAAGAACGCGAGGAGAAGCGAAAGGCTAAGATAGCCCGCGCTGCCGCCAACAACGATTACAGTTTACGTGACCTGGAGAACATTGGGGACAAGAAACTTAGAGATGCCATCAG AAAAGAGTTGAAAGGCAAGAAGCGCGATCTCAGCTCAGACGGCGAATATGACAGGAAACATGACAAGAG GGTCAAGAAGAAGGAAACTCCTGTGCCCAAAGGTTACAAAGAACATTATGCATTTGAAGACAGCTCAGATGATTCACAAGAGAATCCTAAG CCATCACCATCAAGCGGCGATAAGAACGTGTCGGTGCGTCGCGCAATGGCCATGAAGgagccgccgccgctgccgtcAGCGCCGCCGCCGAACAAACGGGAGCCTGACCCGCCGGGGACCGAACCTTCGCATCCT GTTCGTAAAGGCAACATAGTCCTAGACAAATTCGGTTCATTCCGGCTGGCTCAAGAGGGAGAGACTCCGGTGTCGGTCGGCGACGGCCGGCCCGAGCAGTTCGTGACGCGCATCAAGCCGCCCTCGCCGTCCGGCCGCCGCCCGCGCTCGCCTCCATCACCCAGGCGACACTCTTCCAACTCCTCAGATGATGAGAGGAGATCTAAGCGCTCGAGGAGCAG GTCACGGCCCCGCAAGTACCGCTCGCGCTCCCGCTCCCGCTCCCGCTCGGCGTCGAGCGCGAGCGGCTCGGGGGcgtcgcgccgccgccgctccgCCTCGCCGCGCTCCCGCTCGCGCTCCGACGCCAGCCGCTCCTACTACTCACGCAGCAGATCACGATCACGGTCGGGCTCAAG GTTCCGTCGTTTCGTTCGTCGTGGCAACTGGCGGGGTCGTGGCGGTTTCGAGCGCGGCACGTACTACCGACCTCGCTTCCACACGTACAACGGGGGCGGAGGCCGAGGCCGCGGCCGCGGGGGCGGAGACTTCCGCAGAGACGACGGACGACGCTTCCAGCAGGAGTGGCGCGATAACCGCTCGAGAGGAGGCAGGCCCTTCAGACCCAGGCGTGGTGGTGGCGGACGGGGTAGACCGTTCAG AGGTGGTTTCCGAGACTTCAGAGATCGTAGAGGCGGCCGCTACTCAAGATCGCGAAGCCCTGAAAGAACGCGCAGATCTAGATCGTACAGCCCTGAAAGACGCGACAAGGACAGAGACAG TTACTCCCGCTACTCTGAGCGTGATAGCCACCGTAGCGAGGGTGAATATGAAGAAGAAAGATACGTGGACAGAAAGGAATACGACGGCAAGTGGGCTGATGGCAACGAACCCGAGAGGAACTCCCATCCCGAGGAGAAACAGCCCGCCGAACAAGCCCCCAAAGAATAA